One genomic region from Asterias amurensis chromosome 7, ASM3211899v1 encodes:
- the LOC139939704 gene encoding U6 snRNA-associated Sm-like protein LSm5, with translation MAAATTTTNQSQLLPLELVDKCIGSRIHIVMKSDKEIVGTLLGFDDFVNMVLEDVVEFELTAEGRRVTKLDQILLNGNNITMLIPGSEGPEV, from the exons atggcagCCGCCACAACAACCACGAATCAATCGCAACTCTTGCCGCTTG AGCTGGTTGATAAATGCATTGGATCCAGAATACACATCGTGATGAAGAGTGACAAGGAGATTGTCGGTACTCTCCTTGGATTTGATGACTTTGTCA ACATGGTCTTGGAAGATGTTGTTGAATT TGAGTTGACAGCTGAGGGGAGGAGGGTAACCAAACTAGACCAGATTCTTCTGAATGGAAATAACATCACCATG TTAATCCCTGGAAGTGAAGGCCCAGAAGTATAG
- the LOC139939703 gene encoding uncharacterized protein, producing the protein MAWSGECSEYEEGENGDETSSDLDEIPDDELIIVLRDEQDSIKEAQRLIHKEIKSIRRELKQILRQYDASQLVQQSLHNDHQADISDSGVGTPSYVSEYNMASEVTSSHGDSESGYQASVECDSDMVTRQSLDGRYRPQSTGMHEKSSRSGSVSSERSGRTTPNATRTLYEVAPQLVNSETHHDITDHTSGLNSTYEDAYIMMRRRHRQVDLPKKNGSSRETGGRWRSTQKPRERIYSIPESDPTQLVLREDLRNGQTPVQSSEDELGEYPALQANTYTHCNASETQHRDRSQSVGQIKLNSDKLSPLTLDENYPWPNRPHSATTQSTSSHKRTGRTGAQYERPTSAASSDSDQPPHLLDSCRRFPMLSSEKESRASPTFSDSSYDLQVGMDTHGFTPRGHSSPGLVQRRDYLHKDRNLQPSIDTPRHNRDSYWGEGTSQSSSSHSMYQSHDMGQGAYTDMPSGQNHSPCLKYDRTRTKFVRGSQPVMKVPELMSGVP; encoded by the exons ATGGCGTGGTCCGGTGAATGTAGCGAGTACGAAGAAGGCGAGAATGGGGACGAAACCAGCTCAGACCTTGACGAGATTCCCGACGATGAGCTGATCATAGTGTTGCGAGATGAACAG GACAGTATTAAAGAAGCCCAACGTCTGATTCACAAGGAGATCAAGTCGATCCGCCGGGAATTGAAGCAGATCCTGCGGCAATATGACGCCTCTCAGCTCGTCCAACAATCTCTCCACAACGATCACCAGGCTGACATATCAGACTCAGGGGTAGGTACGCCCAGCTACGTCAGCGAGTACAACATGGCCAGTGAAGTTACCTCCTCACATGGAGACAGTGAATCGGGCTACCAGGCTTCCGTTGAGTGTGATAGCGACATGGTAACTAGACAAAGTCTTGATGGGAGATACAGGCCGCAGTCAACGGGGATGCATGAAAAAAGTTCACGGTCAGGTAGTGTGAGCTCTGAGCGCTCTGGGAGAACTACTCCAAATGCTACCCGGACTCTCTATGAGGTAGCTCCACAGCTTGTCAACAGTGAAACGCATCATGACATAACTGACCACACGAGTGGATTAAACTCAACCTACGAAGATGCCTACATCATGATGAGGCGAAGACATCGACAGGTGGACTTGCCAAAGAAGAACGGATCTTCGAGGGAAACTGGTGGCAGGTGGAGATCAACCCAAAAGCCCAGAGAGAGAATATACTCTATCCCTGAATCTGATCCAACTCAACTAGTGCTCCGGGAAGATCTTAGAAACGGTCAGACACCGGTTCAGAGTTCAGAGGACGAGTTGGGCGAGTATCCAGCATTGCAAGCAAACACTTACACCCACTGTAATGCAAGTGAGACACAACATAGAGACCGATCTCAGTCAGTTGGCCAAATTAAACTTAACAGTGACAAACTTTCCCCACTGACTTTGGACGAGAACTACCCGTGGCCCAACAGGCCACATTCTGCCACAACCCAATCTACAAGTTCCCATAAGAGAACAGGAAGGACTGGAGCACAGTATGAAAGACCGACATCTGCAGCAAGCAGCGACTCTGATCAACCTCCACACCTATTAGACTCATGTAGAAGGTTTCCGATGCTAAGCTCAGAGAAGGAGTCAAGGGCCTCACCCACATTCTCAGACAGTAGTTATGACTTGCAGGTGGGTATGGACACCCACGGCTTCACCCCACGGGGACATTCTTCTCCAGGGCTTGTCCAACGGAGAGATTACCTGCACAAAGACAGAAACCTACAACCTAGTATCGACACACCTCGGCATAACAGAGACTCTTACTGGGGAGAGGGTACCTCCCAGTCATCTTCATCTCACTCCATGTATCAGAGTCATGATATGGGACAGGGAGCCTACACAGATATGCCCTCTGGTCAGAACCACAGTCCTTGTCTGAAGTATGACCGCACAAGGACTAAGTTTGTCAGAGGATCCCAGCCAGTGATGAAAGTACCTGAACTCATGTCTGGTGTTCCTTAG